Genomic window (Azospirillum sp. TSA2s):
GTAACCTCCTCCACGATGCCGAGACGCTCGAGGTCAGCAAGCGCGGCGTTGACGGTCGGTGCGCTGAGGCTGGTACGCTCGACAAGGAGGTTGGCGGTCACAAACGGATTTTGCTGGAGAAGGTCGTGAACACGCAACGCCGAGCCAGTGCGTTCACTTGCCGCCGTTATGCGCTCGCGATCCTCCTTGAACAAACCGACTATACGGGTAGCGGCGTTGAAGGCCTGGTTAGCCGTCTCTGCAACCCCATCGAGGAAGAACTCGAGCCAAGCCTCCCAGGCGCCCTGCTCACGCACCTCCTGCAGCAGACGGTAATAGTCGGCCCGGTGGGTCTTGAGGTAAAGGCTCAGGTAGAGAAGCGGCGAACGCAGCACGCCATGAACACACAGGAATAGGGTAACGAGCAGACGGCCAATGCGGCCGTTGCCGTCTAGGAAAGGGTGAATCGTCTCGAATTGCACGTGAAGGAGCCCGGCCTTGATGAGCGTCGGCAACCGCGAGCGGTCCTCGTGCATGAATGCCTCGAGGGCGGCGAGGCAGGCGCCGAGTTCGGTCACCGGTGGCGGAACGTAGAGGGCATTGCCGGGGCGCGTGCCGCCGATCCAGTTCTGCGAACGCCGGAATTCGCCAGGGCTCTTTGTCTCGCCGCGACCGCTTTGAAGAAGGCGAGCATGCATCTCGCGGATCAACCGGAGCGACAACGGTAGCTCGTTCAGCCGCTCCAGCCCGAACATCATGGCATCGACGTAGTTGGACACCTCCCTAACATCGTCGATCGGCTGGCCAGCCTGCGCCTCGGTCTCAAAGCGCAGCAGATCGGTGAGCGTCGATTGCGTGCCCTCAATCTGCGAGGACAGCACGGCCTCCTTGCGGACGTACATGTAAAGGAACAGCTCCTGGCGCGGCAGGAGCATGGTAATGCCGTCGAGCCGGCCGAGGGCGCGTTCGGCGAGGCTGAGGCGCTCTAGGAGAGGCAGGACGTCTATGCCGGGCTCCGGCGGGAGCGGAGGCGGCACGAAGGCGTGGACCGTCTCGCCGGCAGCGGCGGTCTCTACGAAGCGGCCGAACCGCGGATTGGGTGCTACGGCGTCAGACATGCGGTCTTCTATAGCCGGCGACGATAAATAAAGCAAAAGGCAGTTGGCTTAAATAGGCAGGGCTCTTATTTAAGCGGGCTTAAACAAGCCGGAGGCATCAGAGGCACATGCTACGCGAGGTGGCCGTCATGCTAGTTGGCCACCTGTTAGAAAATTTCTCTCATAAAATCAGGAAGGTAGCCAGATTCAGATGCTAGCCGAACTTGGACGCCGATCCACCCCCTGGTGAAGAAGAACTCGTTCCCGCATCGGTCAGACTGCTCTTGCCAATAGCCACTCCTTCAGCTTCGACCACCGGCGCCCTTCCTGACGTGATCGTACCGCCATTCCGAGCGCCTTCCGCTGCCCCACGATGACGACCAGTCGCTTCCCACGGGTGACGCCGGTATAGACGAGATTGCGCCTGAGCATCGTCCAGTGCTGCATCGCCAGCGGGATGACGACGGCCGGGTATTCCGAGCCCTGGCTCTTGTGGATCGTTGTCGCGTAGGCCAGCGACACCCGGTCGAGTTCTCCGAAGTCATAAGCGACCTCCCGGCCGTCGAAGTCGATCAACAGTTCGCTGTTCTCGGGATCAAGTGCGGTGATGACGCCCAGGTCCCCATTGTAAACCTCCTTCTCGTAATCGTTCTCGGTCTGCATCACCTTGTCGCCGACGCAGTAGGTCCAGCCGAAGCGCTCGACCCGGACATCACCCGGCGGGTTCAGCACCGCCTGGAGTTCCACGTTCAACGACCGGGCGCCGAGCCCCCCGCGGTTCATCGGACAGAGCACCTGAACATCGCGGACGGGGTCGAGGCCGAAGCGCTTCGGGATCCGGTTCCTGACGACCTCGATGAGCTTGCGAACACCGTCCTCGGGCTCTGCCGCCTCGACGAAGTAGAAGTCCGAGCCTTCGACCGGTGCTAAGTCTGGCATCTGTCCCTGGTTGATGCGATGAGCGTTGACGATGATGCGGCTGGCCGCCGCCTGCCGGAACACCTCGGTCAGGCGCACCACGGGCACGGCGCCGGATGCGATCACGTCGG
Coding sequences:
- a CDS encoding Fic family protein — encoded protein: MSDAVAPNPRFGRFVETAAAGETVHAFVPPPLPPEPGIDVLPLLERLSLAERALGRLDGITMLLPRQELFLYMYVRKEAVLSSQIEGTQSTLTDLLRFETEAQAGQPIDDVREVSNYVDAMMFGLERLNELPLSLRLIREMHARLLQSGRGETKSPGEFRRSQNWIGGTRPGNALYVPPPVTELGACLAALEAFMHEDRSRLPTLIKAGLLHVQFETIHPFLDGNGRIGRLLVTLFLCVHGVLRSPLLYLSLYLKTHRADYYRLLQEVREQGAWEAWLEFFLDGVAETANQAFNAATRIVGLFKEDRERITAASERTGSALRVHDLLQQNPFVTANLLVERTSLSAPTVNAALADLERLGIVEEVTGRKRGRVFAYRQYLAILSEGTDPLPVTG